Proteins encoded by one window of Kiritimatiellia bacterium:
- a CDS encoding TlyA family RNA methyltransferase — protein sequence MTTSNEGDAARRPRLDLELVRRGLAESRALAQRLILAGRVRVDGQIERRAARAVFPQTPIELVEPPRFVSRGGEKLDAAFDAFGLDVRDRVALDIGASTGGFTDCLLRRGARRVYAVDVGRGQLHWSLRRDPRVVPMEGVNARHLTPADVPERAGFAAVDVSFISLRLVLPSLPPLLEPGSYIVTLIKPQFEAGRRDVGRGGVVRDEQIRMRVVDELREFGVHSLGLEWIGVVRSPLRGPAGNVEFLAAWKRP from the coding sequence ATGACGACCTCGAATGAGGGCGACGCCGCTCGCCGGCCCCGCCTCGACCTCGAACTGGTGCGCCGGGGCCTCGCCGAAAGTCGCGCGCTCGCGCAGAGGTTGATTCTGGCGGGGCGCGTGCGCGTAGACGGCCAGATCGAGCGGCGGGCTGCGCGCGCGGTTTTTCCGCAGACCCCTATCGAACTGGTGGAACCGCCACGTTTCGTCAGCCGCGGCGGAGAGAAGCTGGACGCCGCATTCGACGCGTTCGGGCTCGACGTCCGCGACCGCGTAGCGCTCGACATCGGCGCCTCGACCGGCGGTTTTACCGATTGCCTGCTGCGGCGCGGCGCGCGGCGCGTTTACGCGGTGGACGTCGGCCGCGGTCAGTTGCACTGGTCGCTGCGGCGGGACCCGCGCGTGGTGCCGATGGAGGGCGTGAACGCTCGCCATTTGACGCCGGCGGATGTGCCGGAGCGTGCCGGTTTCGCGGCGGTGGACGTCTCGTTCATTTCCCTGCGACTGGTGCTGCCGTCTCTGCCACCGCTGCTGGAGCCGGGCTCGTACATCGTCACGCTGATCAAGCCCCAGTTCGAGGCCGGCCGCCGTGACGTGGGCCGGGGCGGCGTCGTCCGCGACGAACAGATCCGCATGCGCGTCGTGGACGAGCTGCGCGAGTTCGGTGTACACTCGCTCGGCCTCGAATGGATCGGCGTCGTGCGCTCCCCGTTGCGGGGGCCGGCCGGCAATGTGGAGTTTCTGGCCGCCTGGAAACGACCGTGA
- the xseB gene encoding exodeoxyribonuclease VII small subunit → MPSNQPIEDLPFEDALARLEAIVTRMESGQTRLDDMMRDFEEGAELVRYCNRRLDEIERRLEILLQRNGQDVAEPFAPEEGAGEPPAAG, encoded by the coding sequence ATGCCGTCAAACCAACCGATCGAGGATCTTCCCTTCGAGGACGCGCTGGCGCGGCTGGAAGCGATCGTCACGCGCATGGAGTCCGGCCAGACCCGCCTCGACGACATGATGCGCGACTTCGAGGAGGGCGCGGAGCTGGTCCGGTACTGCAACCGCCGGCTCGACGAAATCGAGCGCCGGCTCGAGATTCTGCTGCAGCGCAACGGCCAGGATGTTGCGGAGCCGTTCGCGCCGGAGGAGGGCGCCGGCGAGCCGCCCGCGGCCGGTTGA
- a CDS encoding TIGR00282 family metallophosphoesterase, whose protein sequence is MRILMIGDIVGAPGRRAVRELLPRLREAWRPDAVIANAENAAGGQGLTPPLAEELLRAGLDAITLGDHVWDQKALEPWLDREPRVVRPANLPPACPGRGLTTLSTPAGPLTIISLLGRVFMTPIADCPFRVADQLLRSLPPNAGPVLVDIHAEATSEKAALGWHLDGRVALVAGTHTHVQTADERLLPGGTAFISDLGMTGPADSIIGRDIASVLEKFLTGMPRRFKIARGRTRLDGVVVEIAPTGRAEQIRRVQEWLDVPAEPE, encoded by the coding sequence ATGCGCATCCTGATGATTGGTGACATCGTCGGCGCGCCAGGCCGGCGCGCGGTCCGAGAACTGCTGCCGCGTCTGCGCGAGGCGTGGCGACCCGATGCAGTCATCGCGAATGCCGAAAACGCCGCGGGTGGGCAGGGTCTGACGCCCCCTCTCGCGGAAGAGCTCCTTCGTGCCGGTCTCGACGCGATCACCCTCGGTGACCACGTCTGGGACCAGAAAGCTCTCGAGCCATGGCTCGATCGCGAGCCGCGCGTCGTCCGCCCCGCAAATCTCCCCCCCGCCTGCCCCGGCCGCGGACTCACGACACTCTCGACCCCGGCCGGCCCGCTGACCATCATCAGCCTGCTCGGCCGAGTGTTCATGACGCCGATTGCGGACTGTCCCTTCCGCGTCGCCGATCAGCTGCTCCGCAGCCTGCCGCCCAACGCCGGGCCGGTGCTGGTCGATATCCACGCGGAAGCCACCTCGGAGAAGGCCGCGCTCGGCTGGCATCTCGACGGCCGCGTCGCGCTCGTCGCCGGCACCCACACTCACGTGCAGACCGCCGACGAACGCTTGCTGCCCGGCGGCACCGCGTTCATATCCGATCTCGGCATGACCGGCCCCGCCGACTCGATCATCGGGCGGGACATCGCCTCGGTTCTCGAGAAGTTCCTCACCGGCATGCCTCGCCGCTTCAAGATCGCCCGCGGCCGAACCCGGCTGGACGGCGTTGTGGTGGAGATCGCCCCCACCGGCCGGGCCGAGCAGATCCGTCGCGTTCAGGAGTGGTTGGATGTGCCCGCCGAACCCGAATGA
- the rny gene encoding ribonuclease Y, protein MPGRAGAPLAPSEHWLPMSWAQFTSWLVPLFVVLLGMLAGYVLHALLLRAQLAREVRDARQEVEKARREADLLLRDAQLRAREEVVRALEAFEREHADRRRHLTIAEERLAAQQTDLDRRARMLEQRAELLDRREAALEERARQLEAERLRLAELRAEGDRRLADIARMSREEARQNLLLSLERELEAERAETIRRHLELTGRTIEARARDLLTQAIERYAADQVSQITTTTITLPDEEMKGRIIGREGRNIRSLEMETGCTFIIDEAPRTIVISTFDPVRRETARRIVEELVADGRIHPARIEEVAAKVRAEVAEMIRRAGEAALEELQITGVHPDLIPLLGTLHFRTSYSQNVLRHSVEMAHLMGMLAAELGLDAALARRVGLFHDIGKALSHKVEGPHATIGAELLRAHGEPTEVWEAVAAHHHDAPTTRTYAALAAAADAITAARPGARAEATDAFLRRMARLEEIAGSLAGVRQCYAVYAGREIRVFVHPDQISDDGALILARDVARRIRSEVPVVGQLKITVIRETRCVEYVH, encoded by the coding sequence ATGCCCGGGCGCGCAGGAGCGCCGCTCGCGCCGTCGGAGCACTGGCTGCCGATGAGCTGGGCACAGTTCACCTCCTGGCTTGTGCCGCTGTTCGTCGTGCTGCTTGGCATGCTCGCCGGCTATGTGCTGCACGCGCTGCTGCTGCGCGCACAGCTCGCACGGGAGGTGCGCGATGCCCGGCAAGAGGTCGAAAAGGCCCGCCGGGAGGCCGACCTGCTGCTGCGCGACGCCCAGCTGCGCGCGCGGGAGGAGGTGGTCCGTGCGCTGGAGGCCTTTGAGCGCGAGCACGCGGATCGCCGCCGGCATCTGACCATCGCGGAAGAGCGACTCGCCGCGCAACAGACCGACCTGGACCGCCGCGCCCGCATGCTCGAACAGCGCGCGGAGCTGCTCGACCGGCGCGAGGCTGCGCTCGAAGAACGCGCCCGCCAGCTGGAGGCTGAGCGGTTGCGGCTCGCAGAGCTGCGCGCAGAGGGCGACCGCCGACTCGCAGACATCGCGCGAATGTCGCGCGAGGAAGCACGTCAAAACCTGCTGCTCTCGCTCGAGCGCGAGCTCGAGGCCGAGCGCGCCGAGACGATCCGCCGGCATCTCGAACTCACCGGTCGCACCATCGAAGCGCGCGCCCGTGACCTGCTCACCCAGGCGATCGAGCGCTACGCGGCCGACCAGGTCAGTCAGATCACCACCACAACCATCACCCTTCCCGACGAGGAGATGAAGGGCCGCATCATCGGCCGCGAGGGCCGCAACATCCGCTCGCTCGAAATGGAGACCGGCTGCACGTTCATCATCGACGAGGCGCCGCGCACGATCGTGATCTCCACGTTCGATCCGGTGCGCCGCGAGACCGCCCGGCGCATCGTCGAAGAACTCGTCGCGGACGGTCGCATCCATCCCGCCCGCATCGAGGAGGTCGCCGCGAAGGTCCGTGCGGAGGTCGCCGAGATGATCCGTCGCGCCGGCGAGGCCGCCTTGGAGGAGCTGCAGATCACCGGCGTGCACCCCGATCTCATCCCATTGCTCGGCACGCTGCACTTTCGGACCAGCTACTCCCAGAACGTGCTCCGTCACTCGGTCGAAATGGCGCACCTGATGGGAATGCTCGCGGCTGAGCTCGGCCTCGATGCGGCGCTCGCGCGGCGCGTCGGTTTGTTCCACGACATCGGCAAGGCGCTGAGCCACAAGGTGGAGGGACCCCACGCCACCATCGGCGCGGAGCTGCTGCGCGCCCACGGCGAACCAACCGAAGTTTGGGAGGCGGTCGCCGCCCATCACCACGACGCGCCGACCACCCGCACCTACGCGGCGCTCGCGGCCGCCGCCGACGCGATCACCGCCGCCCGCCCCGGCGCCCGGGCCGAGGCCACCGACGCGTTTCTGCGACGCATGGCCCGACTCGAGGAAATCGCCGGCAGTCTGGCCGGTGTGCGCCAGTGTTACGCGGTCTATGCCGGCCGCGAGATCCGGGTGTTCGTCCACCCCGACCAGATCAGCGACGACGGCGCGCTGATTCTGGCTCGCGACGTCGCCCGCCGCATTCGCTCGGAGGTGCCTGTGGTCGGCCAGTTGAAAATCACCGTGATCCGCGAAACCCGCTGTGTCGAATATGTCCACTGA
- a CDS encoding replication-associated recombination protein A, with protein MTDLFETANAERGAAARPLATRLRPRTLDDVVGQEHILGPGRLLRRAIEADRLGSVILYGPPGCGKTSLAEVIANVTRRRFERGSGVLSTVPQLRELLDTARRRARHGERTILFLDEIHRFNKAQQDVLLPYVEDGSITLIGATTHNPFFFINGPLVSRSQIFELHALTPEAITMLLRRALTHPDGLAATGAIVDDDAIEHLARTCEGDARRALNALEIAVLTTPPGPDGRIRVTRAIAEDSIQKKAVVYDADEDGHYDTISAFIKSVRGSDPHAAVYWLAKMLYAGEDPRFIARRLVILAAEDIGNADPHGLVLAAAAAQACELVGMPEARIVLAQATTYLATAPKSNAAYLAVEEALDDVKHGIVLPVPPHLRDAHYRGAAQLGHTGYQYAHDGPDHFVDQEYIPTDKVYYRPTDQGYEATIRRRLESWEARRSRPRTPPPS; from the coding sequence ATGACGGACTTATTCGAGACCGCAAACGCCGAGAGGGGAGCGGCCGCCCGTCCCCTCGCCACCCGGCTGAGGCCGCGCACGCTCGACGACGTGGTCGGCCAGGAGCACATCCTCGGCCCGGGCCGGCTGTTGCGCCGCGCGATCGAGGCCGACCGTCTCGGCAGCGTGATCCTCTACGGCCCGCCCGGCTGTGGCAAAACATCGCTCGCCGAGGTGATCGCGAATGTCACCCGGCGCCGTTTCGAACGGGGCAGCGGGGTGCTCTCCACGGTGCCGCAGCTCCGCGAGCTGCTCGACACCGCGCGCCGTCGCGCCCGCCATGGCGAACGCACAATCCTCTTCCTGGACGAAATCCACCGGTTCAACAAAGCGCAGCAGGACGTGTTGCTGCCGTATGTGGAGGACGGCAGCATCACGCTGATCGGTGCGACCACCCACAACCCGTTCTTCTTCATCAACGGACCCCTGGTCTCCCGCTCGCAGATTTTTGAGCTGCATGCGCTGACGCCGGAAGCGATCACCATGCTGTTGCGGCGCGCGTTGACTCATCCCGACGGCCTCGCCGCGACCGGTGCGATCGTGGACGACGACGCGATCGAGCACCTCGCCCGTACCTGCGAGGGGGACGCGCGCCGTGCGTTGAATGCGCTCGAGATCGCGGTGCTCACCACTCCTCCCGGCCCCGACGGCCGGATCCGGGTGACCCGCGCAATCGCGGAGGACTCGATCCAGAAAAAAGCGGTGGTGTACGACGCCGACGAGGACGGCCACTACGACACCATCTCCGCGTTCATCAAAAGCGTACGCGGCTCCGATCCGCACGCGGCGGTGTACTGGCTGGCGAAGATGCTCTATGCGGGCGAGGATCCGCGCTTTATCGCACGCCGGTTGGTGATCCTCGCCGCCGAAGATATCGGCAATGCGGACCCTCATGGCCTGGTGCTCGCCGCCGCGGCCGCGCAGGCGTGTGAGCTGGTCGGAATGCCCGAAGCCCGGATCGTGCTCGCGCAGGCAACGACCTACCTGGCCACCGCACCGAAGAGCAACGCGGCCTATCTCGCGGTCGAAGAGGCACTCGACGACGTCAAACACGGAATCGTCCTGCCCGTGCCGCCCCATCTGCGCGATGCGCACTACCGCGGCGCCGCCCAGCTCGGTCACACGGGCTATCAGTACGCCCACGACGGCCCCGATCACTTCGTTGACCAGGAATACATACCGACTGACAAGGTGTACTACCGACCCACCGACCAGGGCTACGAGGCGACGATCCGCCGCCGGCTTGAGTCGTGGGAGGCCCGGAGGAGCCGGCCACGAACGCCACCGCCATCCTGA
- a CDS encoding 5-formyltetrahydrofolate cyclo-ligase, translating into MLRELARTRAPLPPDVRQRAAGAIARRLQRLPVLREARTIGAFLALHDEPPVLDALRRRSPDRTWAVPAWDPVRRRYRFARCPERDGRWTRGPDGVPQPDPPRWISADRLDVVLVPGLAFDTDGRRLGRGGGHYDRLLARCRCPAIGVAYDAAIVSRVPVHTHDRAVEWLVTERRLLRCPGAQERRSRRRSTGCR; encoded by the coding sequence GTGCTGCGAGAGCTCGCGCGAACGCGGGCGCCGCTGCCGCCGGATGTGCGCCAGCGGGCGGCCGGTGCGATCGCACGACGCCTGCAGCGCCTGCCCGTGCTCCGTGAAGCGCGCACGATCGGGGCGTTCCTGGCGCTTCATGACGAACCCCCGGTGCTCGACGCGCTGCGCCGCCGCTCGCCCGACCGCACATGGGCGGTGCCCGCGTGGGATCCGGTCCGGCGCCGATACCGCTTTGCGCGCTGTCCGGAACGGGACGGCCGCTGGACGCGCGGTCCGGACGGCGTGCCACAGCCCGATCCGCCCCGCTGGATCTCAGCCGACCGGCTTGATGTGGTGTTGGTGCCGGGTCTGGCGTTTGATACCGACGGGCGCCGGCTCGGCCGCGGCGGCGGCCACTACGACCGTCTGCTGGCGCGCTGCCGCTGCCCGGCAATCGGTGTGGCGTACGATGCGGCGATCGTTTCCCGCGTTCCTGTGCACACCCACGACCGCGCAGTCGAATGGCTCGTCACCGAGCGGCGCCTGCTGCGATGCCCGGGCGCGCAGGAGCGCCGCTCGCGCCGTCGGAGCACTGGCTGCCGATGA
- the pheT gene encoding phenylalanine--tRNA ligase subunit beta yields the protein MRVPLEWLRELVEFEDSPEGLAERLTFSGIEVEGIERVGADLSGVIVAEVRSVEQHPHADRLTVCRVWDGTSERTVVCGAPNVRPGGRYALATPGAKLPNGLTLRVAKIRGVESHGMLCAEDELGLSADHTGLLELPPDSAPGKPLVEILGGPDVVLDLEITPNRPDCLSLLGVAREVAALYRRPLRVPTVEFSEADEAQIGEAFRVEVRAPDLCPRYTARWIRGLTIGPSPRWMQTRLSRAGIRPINNVVDITNYVLLELGQPLHAFDAAQIQGRLIQVRRAMRGETLRTLDAQTRELDESMLVIADAAGPVALAGVMGGDRSAIAAETREILLESASFSPPSIRTTSRRLGLTTESSYRFARGVDPELADVASRRACALLVRLAGGRVARGAVDHYPQPVQPRRIELRMKRLRGLLGISAAPETVAETLSALGLEVQVERDERLVAQIPSFRSDLRIEADLVEEFARLHGLEHIPAAMPSARVVPEADDRPARATSEVREVFRALGLFEVMNYSLTAERLLDRFGLDDPSIRVRLPNPISIDQAVLRTSLLPQMVETLGRNRTRQVPDAALVEFGRVFARRSDGTVAEEDRLAVGLMGSAGRGPLARRPPPGELETFRWLKGILEAAAAALRAPPPAFSPAPAEAFEAGLGFEVRFGPAAEAVGRAGIVRRSLTTDWKIYEPVAVAELKLQSLTVGLTSIPLPVPPPQFPCTVRDLALLVPREVRHEQVLDVMRRAAPPLLERIELFDVFEGAALPPGTKSMAYSLTWRATDRTITDDEVQRAHMAVAEAVVRELGARIRASC from the coding sequence ATGCGCGTGCCGCTGGAGTGGTTGAGAGAACTGGTGGAGTTTGAGGACTCTCCCGAGGGTCTGGCCGAACGTCTGACGTTCAGCGGCATCGAAGTCGAGGGGATCGAGCGGGTCGGCGCGGATCTTTCGGGCGTGATCGTCGCCGAGGTGAGGTCCGTCGAGCAGCATCCCCATGCGGACCGTCTGACCGTGTGTCGCGTGTGGGACGGCACCTCGGAGCGGACAGTCGTCTGCGGGGCACCCAACGTGCGTCCCGGCGGGCGGTACGCGCTTGCCACGCCAGGCGCCAAGCTGCCCAACGGTCTGACGCTCCGCGTCGCGAAGATCCGGGGGGTCGAATCGCACGGCATGCTGTGCGCGGAGGACGAACTCGGATTGTCCGCGGACCATACCGGTCTGTTGGAGCTTCCGCCGGACAGCGCACCCGGTAAGCCGCTGGTGGAGATTCTCGGCGGACCGGACGTGGTGCTCGACCTCGAAATCACGCCAAACCGACCGGACTGTCTGAGTCTGCTCGGCGTGGCGCGGGAGGTGGCGGCGCTGTACCGGCGCCCGCTGCGGGTGCCGACCGTCGAGTTTTCCGAGGCCGACGAGGCGCAAATCGGCGAAGCATTCAGAGTGGAGGTGCGCGCGCCGGACCTCTGTCCCCGCTACACCGCGCGCTGGATCCGCGGCCTGACGATCGGCCCCTCGCCCCGATGGATGCAGACCCGCCTCTCCCGTGCCGGCATCCGGCCGATCAACAACGTGGTCGACATCACCAACTACGTGCTGCTGGAGCTGGGACAGCCACTGCACGCGTTTGATGCGGCGCAGATTCAGGGGCGACTGATCCAGGTCCGCCGCGCCATGCGGGGGGAAACACTGCGCACGCTGGACGCCCAGACGCGCGAGCTGGACGAATCGATGCTCGTGATCGCGGACGCGGCCGGTCCGGTCGCGCTCGCGGGGGTGATGGGCGGTGACCGCAGCGCGATCGCGGCAGAGACCCGCGAGATACTGCTGGAGAGCGCGTCCTTTTCGCCGCCGTCCATCCGGACGACCTCGCGGCGGCTGGGTCTGACGACGGAATCCTCCTACCGGTTTGCCCGCGGTGTGGACCCGGAGCTTGCCGACGTGGCCAGCCGTCGCGCCTGTGCGCTGCTGGTGCGGCTGGCCGGCGGCCGCGTTGCCCGCGGCGCGGTGGACCACTACCCCCAGCCGGTTCAGCCTCGCCGTATCGAACTGCGGATGAAACGTCTGCGCGGTCTGCTCGGCATCTCGGCGGCGCCGGAGACGGTCGCGGAAACGCTGAGCGCGCTGGGACTCGAAGTGCAGGTCGAAAGGGACGAGCGCCTGGTCGCGCAAATCCCGAGCTTCCGCAGCGACCTGCGGATCGAGGCGGATCTGGTTGAAGAATTTGCCCGGCTGCACGGGCTGGAGCACATCCCTGCCGCCATGCCCTCCGCGCGAGTGGTGCCCGAGGCGGACGACCGGCCCGCGCGTGCCACTTCGGAGGTGCGCGAGGTGTTTCGCGCACTCGGCCTGTTCGAGGTGATGAACTACAGCCTCACCGCCGAGCGCCTGCTCGATCGGTTCGGTCTGGACGATCCATCGATCCGGGTGCGTCTGCCAAATCCGATCAGCATCGATCAGGCGGTACTGCGAACGTCGCTGCTGCCGCAGATGGTGGAAACGCTCGGCCGCAACCGTACCCGCCAAGTGCCCGACGCGGCGCTGGTGGAATTTGGACGAGTCTTTGCGCGGCGCTCAGACGGTACCGTTGCGGAGGAGGACCGGCTGGCGGTGGGGCTGATGGGCTCCGCAGGGCGAGGGCCGCTGGCGCGTCGTCCGCCGCCAGGGGAACTCGAAACGTTCCGATGGCTGAAAGGCATTCTGGAAGCGGCGGCTGCCGCGCTCCGAGCCCCCCCGCCGGCGTTCTCGCCGGCTCCGGCCGAGGCATTTGAGGCGGGTCTCGGCTTCGAAGTCCGGTTCGGGCCGGCTGCGGAGGCGGTCGGACGTGCCGGCATTGTGCGCCGATCGCTCACCACGGATTGGAAGATTTACGAGCCTGTCGCGGTTGCAGAACTGAAGCTGCAATCGTTGACGGTGGGGCTGACCTCGATTCCCTTGCCGGTCCCGCCCCCGCAGTTCCCGTGCACGGTGCGGGATCTCGCACTCCTTGTGCCGCGCGAAGTCCGTCACGAGCAGGTGCTCGACGTGATGCGTCGCGCGGCACCGCCACTGCTCGAACGCATCGAACTCTTTGATGTGTTTGAGGGCGCCGCGCTGCCGCCAGGCACCAAGAGCATGGCCTATTCCTTGACCTGGCGCGCGACCGATCGTACGATCACCGATGACGAGGTGCAGCGCGCGCACATGGCGGTCGCTGAGGCGGTGGTGCGCGAGCTGGGCGCGCGGATCCGCGCCAGCTGCTGA
- a CDS encoding trypsin-like peptidase domain-containing protein encodes MRRWLQLVVMVGALAARTWAAGPGLAKQLSREIADTVAKVMPSVVVVRTEATRYLRAYDLFFGRRLMIPQILSGQGSGMIIDREGHVLTSRHVVAGAEDITVVLNDQTELNAKIVGMDATTDLALLKVEPPPGRGLTPIEFGDSDALRVGEIVIAIGSPFSLAGSVTMGVVSQKGRTVGVLPFEDFIQTDAPINPGNSGGPLVDLDGRMVGVNAVIQTSGASQGNIGIGFAVPVNLARRVAESLRRTGRFERPWLGIAWDEIETPPEPGQPRGLRVAAVFRNTPAARAGLRPGDVILRIAGQPVASSHDLLRALLSQPVGTPLELEVRRGRHTLRVAVTTARMPDQLTDDDLE; translated from the coding sequence ATGAGGCGGTGGCTCCAGCTTGTGGTGATGGTGGGCGCGCTGGCAGCGCGCACGTGGGCGGCAGGGCCCGGCCTGGCGAAACAGCTCAGCCGCGAGATCGCCGACACCGTCGCGAAGGTGATGCCGTCGGTCGTGGTGGTCCGCACCGAGGCGACCCGCTATCTGCGCGCCTACGATCTGTTCTTTGGCCGGCGGCTGATGATTCCGCAGATCCTCTCGGGGCAGGGGTCCGGGATGATCATTGACCGCGAAGGACATGTGCTGACCAGCCGACATGTCGTCGCGGGGGCAGAGGACATCACCGTGGTGCTCAATGACCAGACGGAGCTCAACGCGAAGATTGTCGGCATGGACGCCACCACCGATCTCGCGCTGCTGAAGGTGGAGCCGCCGCCGGGCCGCGGGCTGACGCCGATCGAGTTTGGCGATTCCGACGCGCTGCGCGTGGGGGAGATCGTGATCGCGATCGGTTCGCCCTTCAGCCTCGCCGGCAGCGTGACGATGGGCGTCGTCAGTCAGAAAGGGCGAACGGTGGGAGTGTTGCCGTTCGAGGACTTCATTCAGACCGACGCGCCGATCAATCCCGGCAACAGCGGGGGCCCCCTGGTCGATCTCGACGGCCGCATGGTGGGCGTGAACGCGGTGATCCAGACCAGCGGCGCCTCGCAAGGCAACATTGGAATCGGGTTCGCGGTGCCGGTGAACCTTGCGCGACGGGTCGCGGAGTCGCTGCGCCGGACCGGGCGCTTCGAGCGGCCCTGGCTCGGCATCGCATGGGACGAGATCGAGACGCCGCCGGAGCCCGGCCAGCCGCGGGGGCTTCGGGTGGCAGCGGTCTTTCGCAACACGCCCGCCGCGCGCGCCGGGCTGCGCCCGGGCGACGTGATCCTGCGCATCGCGGGTCAGCCCGTTGCCTCCTCCCACGACCTGCTGCGCGCGCTGTTGAGCCAGCCGGTCGGCACACCGCTGGAGCTGGAAGTGCGGCGCGGCCGCCACACGCTGCGGGTGGCGGTGACCACCGCCCGGATGCCGGACCAGCTCACCGATGACGACCTCGAATGA
- the xseA gene encoding exodeoxyribonuclease VII large subunit has protein sequence MCPPNPNDEAAAPQFERPPDAEAALPRVYRVAELAALITRAIGERFPEPVLVEGEISNLRRQPSGHLYFSLNDPSGLAKIDAVWFARRQTPIAARLADGQQVRVRGDVGTYEPSSRYQIRVHEVTPAGRGALWEAFERLKERLAAEGLFAAERKRPLPRLPRAIGVVTSPAGAALRDILNVIGRRFPNMRIVVSPCRVQGEGAAAEIASAIDRIGQWPGVEVVIVARGGGSMEDLWAFNEEPVVRAIARCPVPVITGIGHETDFTLADFAADLRAPTPSAAAERAVEPRKDLADRIAQLSHRLRRAAAHSLVSGRTQLRELQSTYAIAARRRIARLRQQLDETHARLRQSLGGRAARLRAALAAIPVTRLERALRRVIEQRREHCRHLDARRRSLDPAAVLRRGYSITRHADGRLVTADDLPAPGDRLRTQTAVAEIDSDVQKVRMNR, from the coding sequence ATGTGCCCGCCGAACCCGAATGACGAGGCCGCCGCCCCGCAGTTCGAGCGACCGCCCGACGCCGAGGCCGCCCTTCCCCGCGTGTACCGCGTCGCTGAGCTTGCCGCGTTGATCACGCGCGCGATCGGAGAGCGCTTCCCTGAGCCGGTGCTCGTCGAAGGCGAGATCTCCAATTTGCGGCGGCAGCCCTCCGGTCACCTGTATTTTTCGCTGAACGATCCTTCCGGCCTCGCGAAGATTGACGCGGTCTGGTTCGCTCGCCGACAGACTCCAATCGCCGCCCGCCTCGCCGATGGCCAGCAGGTGAGGGTGCGCGGCGATGTGGGCACCTACGAACCGTCCAGCCGCTATCAGATCCGCGTTCACGAAGTGACGCCTGCCGGCCGCGGTGCCCTGTGGGAGGCGTTCGAACGGCTGAAAGAGCGCCTCGCGGCGGAGGGGCTGTTCGCCGCCGAGCGCAAGCGGCCGCTGCCGCGGCTGCCCCGCGCGATCGGTGTCGTCACCTCCCCCGCGGGAGCGGCGCTGCGCGACATTCTGAATGTGATCGGTCGGCGCTTTCCAAACATGCGGATCGTGGTCAGTCCCTGCCGTGTGCAGGGCGAGGGCGCAGCGGCCGAGATCGCCTCGGCAATTGACCGGATCGGCCAGTGGCCGGGAGTGGAGGTCGTGATCGTCGCACGAGGGGGCGGCAGCATGGAGGACCTGTGGGCATTCAACGAGGAACCGGTTGTGCGCGCGATCGCGCGTTGCCCCGTGCCGGTCATCACCGGTATCGGCCATGAGACCGACTTCACGCTGGCCGACTTCGCCGCGGACCTGCGCGCCCCCACCCCCTCGGCCGCCGCGGAGCGCGCGGTGGAGCCCCGCAAAGATCTCGCTGACCGCATCGCCCAGCTCAGTCACCGCCTGCGTCGCGCCGCCGCCCACTCCCTCGTCAGCGGCCGCACCCAGCTGCGCGAACTCCAGAGCACCTATGCGATCGCAGCCCGGCGCCGCATCGCGCGACTCCGCCAGCAGCTCGACGAGACACACGCCCGGCTTCGGCAGTCGCTGGGCGGGCGCGCCGCACGCCTGCGCGCTGCCCTCGCGGCGATACCGGTCACCCGCCTCGAGCGGGCGCTGCGCCGCGTGATCGAACAGCGGCGCGAGCACTGCCGCCATCTCGACGCCCGCCGTCGCTCGCTCGACCCTGCGGCGGTGCTGCGCCGCGGCTACTCCATCACCCGCCATGCGGACGGCCGCCTCGTCACCGCCGACGACTTGCCTGCTCCCGGTGACCGGCTGCGCACGCAGACCGCCGTCGCTGAGATTGACTCCGACGTGCAGAAGGTGAGGATGAACCGCTGA